Proteins encoded together in one Peribacillus asahii window:
- the tpx gene encoding thiol peroxidase, whose translation MATVTFINNPVTLVGTEVKAGDKAPNFTVLANNLTPVSLSDSKGKVRIISVVPSIDTGVCDQQTRKFNEAASTLENVEVLTISVDLPFAQKRWCAASGLENVQTLSDHRDLSFGEAYGVVMKELRLLARSVFVVDSNDEIVYAEYVSEGTNHPNYEAALEAAKAAK comes from the coding sequence ATGGCAACAGTTACATTTATTAATAATCCGGTTACTTTAGTTGGTACAGAAGTAAAGGCAGGAGATAAAGCACCAAACTTTACGGTGTTGGCTAACAATTTGACACCCGTTTCTTTAAGTGATTCAAAAGGGAAAGTGCGTATTATTTCCGTTGTTCCATCCATTGATACAGGTGTTTGTGATCAACAAACAAGAAAATTTAATGAAGCAGCATCTACGTTAGAGAATGTAGAGGTATTGACGATTTCTGTCGATCTTCCATTTGCACAAAAGCGTTGGTGTGCAGCAAGCGGTTTAGAAAATGTTCAAACACTTTCTGATCATCGTGACCTTTCATTCGGGGAAGCATACGGCGTAGTGATGAAAGAGCTTCGTCTCCTAGCACGTTCGGTTTTTGTTGTTGATAGCAACGATGAAATCGTTTATGCGGAGTATGTTTCAGAAGGAACAAATCATCCAAATTATGAAGCAGCACTTGAAGCAGCGAAAGCCGCGAAATAA
- a CDS encoding DUF2953 domain-containing protein: protein MKWVLFVGLLLIALLVLIIITKIKVVFRYQHAHTNDELVLKLSAWFGLLRYTVKVPVIQVDADSASVKVKEEKGTSDETKQEENMRFTPKELIHFLQDIKSMLEHVVNFHKIVRKFLRKVQVKQFEWRSVVGMGDAAHTGVAVGGCWTLKSAIIGLLTNFLHFRVMPIYSITPDFQNHRAETYISCIFQFRIGQAILTGIKMLRYWKGSKVKFKSKALAKLTNNSNKQSM, encoded by the coding sequence ATGAAGTGGGTGCTGTTTGTAGGTCTTTTATTAATTGCTCTATTAGTACTGATTATAATTACGAAGATTAAGGTAGTATTCCGTTACCAACATGCTCATACGAATGACGAATTGGTGTTGAAATTATCCGCATGGTTTGGGTTGCTTCGATATACGGTGAAGGTACCTGTTATTCAAGTAGACGCGGACTCCGCTTCGGTCAAGGTGAAGGAAGAAAAAGGAACGAGTGATGAAACAAAACAAGAGGAAAATATGCGCTTTACGCCGAAAGAACTTATTCATTTTTTGCAGGATATAAAAAGTATGCTTGAGCATGTAGTTAATTTTCATAAGATTGTACGAAAGTTTCTTAGAAAAGTTCAAGTCAAACAGTTTGAATGGCGCAGTGTGGTTGGAATGGGAGATGCTGCTCATACGGGAGTGGCTGTGGGAGGATGCTGGACTTTAAAAAGTGCCATTATTGGTTTATTAACGAACTTTTTACACTTTCGAGTTATGCCTATTTATTCAATTACACCGGATTTTCAAAATCATCGAGCAGAAACATATATTTCTTGCATATTCCAATTTCGAATCGGGCAAGCTATCTTGACTGGAATCAAAATGCTTCGCTATTGGAAAGGTTCTAAAGTGAAGTTTAAATCGAAAGCATTAGCGAAGCTAACGAACAATTCCAATAAACAATCGATGTAG
- a CDS encoding RDD family protein — protein sequence MTEQNNPNQEEMLHSTEVNDNEKMAISAPIQEDIQTSEPASFEFAGFWMRFWAYLADLLIIGSLNRILIHPIFTLTDQGDSYSFLSGEVICTTIVFYLYFVLMTKFFRQTLGKMIFGLQVVALKEEHMTWGTLLFRECIGRFISKLTVVGYLIVGLLPRKQGLHDIFADTSVVLVKR from the coding sequence ATGACGGAACAAAATAATCCAAATCAAGAAGAGATGCTCCATTCCACGGAAGTAAACGATAATGAAAAAATGGCTATTTCAGCACCAATTCAAGAAGATATTCAAACAAGTGAACCTGCTTCTTTTGAGTTTGCGGGTTTTTGGATGAGATTTTGGGCGTATCTAGCGGATTTACTCATCATCGGTAGTTTAAATAGAATTTTGATTCATCCGATTTTCACCTTAACGGATCAGGGGGATAGCTATTCCTTTTTATCTGGAGAAGTAATTTGTACGACGATTGTATTTTATTTATATTTTGTGCTGATGACAAAGTTCTTCCGCCAAACGCTTGGTAAGATGATTTTTGGCTTGCAGGTGGTTGCTTTAAAAGAAGAACATATGACGTGGGGAACGCTCTTATTTAGAGAATGTATCGGTCGTTTTATTTCGAAGCTTACTGTCGTCGGTTATCTCATTGTTGGGCTATTGCCAAGAAAGCAAGGATTGCATGATATTTTCGCTGATACGAGTGTAGTGTTAGTAAAACGATAA
- the ytfJ gene encoding GerW family sporulation protein codes for MSDHPIQGLMTAAMENLKEMVDVNTIIGDPVETPDGSVILTVSKVGFGFAAGGSEFTLDNNGQGQQGSSKQPFGGGSGGGVSITPIAFLIVGSSGVKMIHLDEGTHLLEKMLDLAPQVVDKIQSMMSKNDSKAKTQQAKPTPQTPKQELDF; via the coding sequence ATGTCAGATCATCCGATTCAAGGCTTAATGACAGCTGCAATGGAAAATTTGAAAGAGATGGTAGATGTTAACACCATTATTGGTGATCCAGTGGAAACTCCGGACGGAAGTGTTATTTTAACTGTCTCAAAGGTTGGTTTTGGTTTTGCTGCAGGTGGTAGTGAATTTACTCTTGATAATAACGGCCAAGGTCAGCAAGGCTCTTCTAAGCAGCCATTTGGTGGTGGTAGCGGGGGCGGTGTCTCCATTACTCCTATTGCATTTCTAATCGTTGGTTCTTCAGGAGTCAAAATGATTCATCTCGATGAGGGAACACATTTGCTAGAGAAAATGTTAGATTTAGCACCGCAAGTTGTAGATAAAATCCAATCGATGATGTCAAAGAATGATTCTAAAGCTAAGACACAACAAGCGAAACCAACACCACAAACACCAAAGCAGGAATTAGATTTTTAA
- a CDS encoding acetate kinase, giving the protein MSKIMAINAGSSSLKFQLFEMPSETVITKGYVERIGLKDSVFNLTVQGQKVTETLHIPNHEVAVELLLEKLIQHQVISSFEEINGVGHRVVHGGEVFSDSVLITEEVIEELERLSELAPLHNPANITGIIAFQRILGDTPAVAVFDTAFHQTMPSSAYMYSLPYEYYENYGIRKYGFHGTSHKYVSQRAAEMMGRPIEELRLISCHLGNGASITAIKGGKSIDTSMGFTPLAGVTMGTRSGDIDPALIPYIMEKSGKTADEVLDVLNKQSGILALSGFSSDLRDIQDAANEGDERAELALEVFADRIHKYIGSYAARMGGVDGIIFTAGIGENSHTIRARILEGLEFMGVYWDEELNLIHGEEAFINSSFSPVKIMVIPTNEEVMIARDAAAIASQQKVNV; this is encoded by the coding sequence ATGTCTAAAATAATGGCGATTAATGCGGGCAGCTCTTCTTTAAAGTTTCAGCTTTTTGAGATGCCGAGTGAAACTGTAATTACAAAGGGATATGTTGAGAGGATTGGTCTGAAAGATTCTGTGTTTAATTTGACAGTTCAAGGACAAAAAGTAACGGAAACGTTACATATCCCCAATCATGAGGTCGCGGTGGAATTATTACTAGAGAAATTAATTCAACATCAAGTAATCAGCTCATTTGAGGAGATTAATGGAGTTGGTCATCGAGTAGTTCATGGTGGTGAAGTATTTAGTGATTCCGTATTAATTACAGAAGAAGTAATTGAAGAGTTAGAGAGACTTTCAGAGTTAGCTCCTCTTCATAACCCTGCTAATATCACTGGTATTATAGCATTCCAACGTATTCTAGGAGATACTCCAGCGGTAGCCGTGTTTGATACAGCATTCCATCAAACAATGCCAAGCAGCGCCTATATGTACAGTTTGCCGTATGAATATTACGAAAATTATGGAATTAGAAAATATGGATTCCATGGCACATCCCATAAATATGTATCACAGCGGGCTGCTGAGATGATGGGACGACCTATTGAGGAATTACGCTTAATTTCATGTCATCTTGGAAATGGTGCAAGTATTACGGCGATTAAGGGTGGGAAATCAATTGATACCTCTATGGGCTTTACCCCGCTTGCAGGTGTAACAATGGGAACACGTTCAGGCGATATTGATCCAGCTCTTATTCCGTACATAATGGAGAAATCCGGGAAAACAGCGGATGAGGTACTAGATGTATTAAATAAGCAAAGTGGAATTCTTGCTTTATCTGGTTTTTCGAGTGATTTACGTGACATTCAAGATGCAGCTAATGAAGGAGACGAACGGGCTGAACTAGCACTTGAAGTGTTTGCAGATCGTATTCATAAATATATAGGTTCATATGCTGCTAGAATGGGCGGAGTCGATGGGATTATCTTCACGGCAGGAATTGGTGAAAATAGCCATACGATTCGTGCTAGAATTCTAGAAGGACTTGAATTTATGGGTGTATACTGGGATGAGGAATTAAATTTGATCCATGGTGAAGAAGCATTTATTAATTCATCTTTCTCTCCAGTGAAAATTATGGTTATTCCAACGAATGAAGAAGTAATGATTGCACGTGATGCAGCTGCGATTGCTTCTCAACAAAAAGTTAATGTCTAA
- a CDS encoding class I SAM-dependent methyltransferase: MKMTPVEQLFQAFDETTQILQEELSCTYLDALGETGENFFHGKVIQEEVSELSKKRLTKHCEAFAPEKYNKETIRKAYQLAILKGMQQNVQPNHQMTPDAVGLFVSYLVGKFTKNQKDFTVLDPAVGTGNLLFTILNQLSEQEINASGVEIDEALLALAYSGANLQEHPVQFYNQDSLEPLFIDPVDVVVSDLPVGYYPNDVRAADYELKADQGHSYAHHLFIEQSVRHTKDGGYLFFIVPNNIFVTEEAPKLNQYLKSSTHIQGMVQLPLSMFKSEAAAKSILLLQKKKEGIEAPKKALLVQLPKLSNFEAAHSVVQQIDTWFETEKKFL; encoded by the coding sequence GTGAAAATGACCCCAGTTGAACAATTATTTCAAGCATTCGATGAAACGACACAAATTCTACAAGAAGAACTTTCTTGCACATATTTAGATGCACTCGGAGAAACGGGTGAAAACTTTTTCCACGGAAAAGTTATTCAAGAAGAAGTAAGTGAATTATCGAAGAAGCGATTGACGAAGCATTGTGAGGCTTTTGCGCCTGAAAAATATAATAAAGAAACGATTCGCAAGGCTTATCAGCTAGCGATTTTAAAAGGCATGCAGCAAAATGTACAACCGAATCACCAGATGACCCCTGATGCGGTTGGCTTGTTCGTCAGCTATTTAGTAGGAAAGTTTACAAAAAATCAAAAGGATTTTACGGTTTTAGATCCAGCCGTTGGGACAGGAAACTTGTTATTTACGATATTGAATCAGCTTTCAGAGCAAGAAATTAATGCTTCTGGAGTAGAGATTGATGAGGCGCTGCTTGCCCTTGCCTACTCAGGGGCTAATTTACAAGAGCACCCTGTTCAATTTTATAATCAAGATAGTCTAGAGCCGTTATTCATCGATCCTGTCGATGTCGTAGTGAGCGATTTACCAGTCGGGTATTATCCAAATGATGTGAGAGCTGCTGATTATGAATTAAAAGCGGATCAAGGTCATTCGTATGCACATCATTTGTTTATTGAGCAAAGTGTGCGGCATACGAAGGATGGAGGATACTTATTTTTTATAGTGCCTAATAATATTTTTGTAACGGAAGAAGCACCGAAGTTGAATCAATACTTGAAATCCTCCACACATATTCAAGGGATGGTTCAGCTACCGCTTTCGATGTTTAAGAGCGAAGCAGCAGCAAAGAGTATCTTGCTTTTACAGAAGAAAAAAGAAGGCATTGAAGCACCCAAAAAAGCGCTTCTTGTTCAATTGCCAAAGCTGTCGAATTTTGAAGCAGCTCACTCTGTTGTGCAACAGATAGATACTTGGTTTGAAACAGAAAAAAAATTTTTGTGA